One stretch of Tepidibacter hydrothermalis DNA includes these proteins:
- a CDS encoding metal-sensing transcriptional repressor: protein MKKKREAAVHSLKTARGQIDGILKMIEDDRYCIDISNQIISAQSLLKKANLTILKNHLNSCIKNSFKDDEYEKIEEMSKIIERVIGK from the coding sequence TTGAAGAAGAAGAGAGAAGCGGCTGTACACAGTTTGAAGACAGCTAGAGGCCAAATTGATGGAATTTTAAAAATGATAGAAGATGATAGGTATTGTATAGATATATCAAATCAAATAATATCAGCTCAATCATTATTAAAAAAGGCAAATTTGACTATATTAAAAAATCATTTAAATAGTTGTATAAAAAATTCCTTCAAGGACGACGAATATGAAAAAATAGAGGAAATGTCTAAAATAATAGAGAGAGTTATAGGAAAGTAG
- a CDS encoding sulfite exporter TauE/SafE family protein: protein MKVIKLYVDGIVCNSCEGIIQDALLDVDGVSKVNVVLKNSNVEITYDENKVNENTLKQIIENEGYEVIEKPNGSKKSTFGLLILIVSVFYIIKNTIGFNYIPEVNEEMGYGLIFIVGLLTSIHCIAMCGGIALSQSVNSNSKNKLSSSILYNTGRVISYTLIGGVVGGLGQIITPSGQFKGVVAVFAGIFMILLGLKMLNIVHIPSFFKFKVGMPKFITNNINKNNSMTPFFIGIANGFMPCGPLQTMQLYALGTGSFVKGALSMFLFSLGTVPLMLGFGAITSILGARLNKRILKISSVLVIVLGIIMTNRGLALSGVALDMPLLKDSAKDMKVAKIENGKQVVNLTVKSNQYVLDSKVVKVGETVKINLDVESLNGCNNPIVISKYGIQKDLSKESSIEFIPDTEGPITISCWMGMIKTKLYAVNDLSDIDNNALDSKEKYNEGFSASGFCSVQSENKAVIADINNNNQVVEMDVNARGYSPNILVVQKDIPVTWVINGEEITYCNNSIIIQGTDSKIELREGKNEVKFTPNKTGEIEFLCWMGMLNGKIVVVDDINNVDLKSLEQTANQNIQSSGGGCRN from the coding sequence TTATGATGAAAACAAAGTAAATGAAAACACTTTAAAGCAGATAATTGAAAACGAAGGATATGAAGTTATTGAAAAACCAAACGGTTCAAAAAAATCTACTTTTGGCTTATTAATATTAATTGTTAGCGTGTTTTATATTATAAAAAACACAATAGGATTTAATTACATTCCAGAAGTAAATGAAGAAATGGGGTACGGATTGATTTTTATAGTTGGACTTTTAACTTCTATTCACTGTATCGCAATGTGTGGAGGAATTGCACTGTCTCAAAGTGTAAATAGCAATTCAAAAAATAAACTAAGTAGCTCTATACTTTATAATACAGGAAGAGTAATTTCTTACACTTTAATTGGAGGTGTAGTTGGTGGATTAGGACAAATAATAACGCCTTCAGGTCAATTTAAGGGTGTTGTTGCTGTTTTTGCAGGAATATTTATGATTTTATTAGGTTTAAAAATGCTAAATATAGTTCATATTCCTAGCTTTTTTAAATTTAAAGTAGGAATGCCAAAATTTATAACTAATAATATTAATAAAAATAATAGTATGACGCCTTTTTTTATAGGTATTGCTAATGGATTTATGCCGTGTGGACCACTTCAAACGATGCAATTATATGCCTTAGGAACAGGAAGCTTTGTAAAAGGAGCTTTATCAATGTTTTTATTTAGTTTAGGTACAGTTCCTCTTATGCTTGGTTTTGGAGCGATAACTTCAATATTAGGTGCTAGGCTTAATAAGAGAATATTAAAAATTAGTTCGGTATTAGTTATAGTATTGGGAATAATAATGACAAATAGAGGATTAGCTTTATCAGGAGTAGCACTAGATATGCCATTATTAAAAGATTCGGCAAAGGATATGAAAGTAGCAAAAATAGAAAATGGAAAACAAGTAGTTAATTTAACAGTTAAGAGCAACCAATATGTACTGGATTCCAAAGTAGTTAAAGTAGGAGAAACAGTAAAAATAAATTTAGACGTAGAAAGTTTAAATGGATGCAATAATCCAATTGTAATTTCAAAATATGGAATACAAAAGGATTTAAGTAAAGAGAGTAGCATTGAATTTATACCTGATACAGAAGGTCCTATAACTATAAGTTGTTGGATGGGAATGATTAAAACAAAGTTGTATGCAGTTAATGATTTGAGTGATATTGATAATAATGCACTTGATTCAAAAGAAAAGTATAATGAGGGATTTAGTGCTTCAGGTTTTTGTAGCGTTCAATCAGAAAATAAAGCTGTAATTGCAGATATAAATAACAATAATCAAGTTGTTGAGATGGATGTAAATGCTAGAGGGTATAGTCCAAATATTTTAGTTGTACAAAAGGATATACCTGTTACTTGGGTTATAAATGGAGAAGAAATTACTTATTGTAACAATTCAATTATAATTCAAGGAACTGATTCAAAAATAGAGCTTAGAGAAGGAAAAAATGAAGTTAAATTTACACCAAATAAAACTGGTGAAATTGAGTTTTTATGTTGGATGGGTATGCTAAATGGAAAAATAGTTGTAGTAGATGATATAAATAATGTAGATTTAAAATCCTTAGAACAAACAGCAAATCAAAATATTCAAAGTAGTGGAGGCGGTTGTAGAAATTAG